Proteins encoded within one genomic window of Amorphoplanes friuliensis DSM 7358:
- a CDS encoding HEAT repeat domain-containing protein yields the protein MQDDVGGIIDGLGSADAEVAEEALDDFFDSVWHQGTVYPETVTVVPGLVELAVTEGVHNRSHLLRILGGICDPEESYGDDQPAVRAAVVAHAARLEQLLDDPDPELRDLTAYVLGQCGDRAALTGRWPLETDPQVRASLLMGLGSVDLAREAALTEPFPVPVAAALVYARAGLPLPSETIIPIAAAFGAAEPWDSPWPGQDGALSEVLELLDGASAGALTVALTSAPGGKRQPGVRSRLRAAEAMADRFESKRSAPVELMPRLRELLTDDDAEVRAAAMQAVTHAGAPSAAVADILAEMAQGTADEERWNGPAHLALNVLARLGDPRWREPLIAAWEAGQDPSVVSTLGDFPPPFDPVVLAAARRRLRVLTAQPMPQANAVIALVVLLRNWGPAAADAAEDVLAARFAAPWIVPATLAGMGERALFAVPALTAQADRGQVRDGHAVWRLTGDPGPLVRAGRQLLTDPRGRLQWELELLADAGPAAAPLVPLLTPWLTGRAAPNYEGEDQIAAARVVWRATGDTAAVLPTVDAALRTGDSPARSAAKFATELPDVTSLVPALRKAVSGDWGVVDAARALWRSGTPVDDLVRPLLTAAADTYVHTEAVDLLVEMNATSALPGLTALATQDNRVVQGSAALVWKDDRLRRQLHEAIRTLRRG from the coding sequence ATGCAGGACGACGTTGGCGGGATCATCGACGGGTTGGGATCGGCTGATGCGGAGGTCGCCGAGGAGGCACTCGACGACTTCTTCGACTCCGTCTGGCACCAGGGGACGGTTTACCCCGAGACCGTCACTGTCGTCCCGGGCCTGGTCGAGCTGGCGGTCACCGAAGGTGTGCACAACCGGTCGCACCTGCTGCGGATCCTCGGCGGAATTTGTGATCCCGAGGAGTCCTACGGTGACGACCAGCCCGCCGTACGTGCTGCGGTTGTGGCCCACGCGGCGCGACTGGAGCAGCTGCTGGACGATCCCGATCCGGAACTGCGTGATTTGACGGCCTATGTGCTCGGTCAGTGCGGCGACCGTGCCGCGCTGACCGGGCGCTGGCCGCTCGAGACCGATCCGCAGGTGCGCGCGTCGTTGTTGATGGGCCTCGGATCCGTGGACCTGGCGCGAGAGGCAGCGCTGACCGAACCGTTCCCGGTCCCGGTGGCCGCGGCGCTGGTGTACGCCCGAGCCGGGCTGCCCCTGCCGTCGGAGACGATCATCCCGATCGCGGCGGCCTTCGGTGCGGCCGAGCCGTGGGACAGCCCGTGGCCGGGGCAGGACGGCGCGCTGTCCGAGGTTCTGGAACTGCTCGACGGCGCGTCCGCTGGTGCCCTGACCGTCGCGCTGACCAGCGCACCCGGCGGCAAACGGCAGCCCGGCGTCCGGTCTCGGCTGCGGGCCGCGGAGGCCATGGCGGACCGGTTCGAGAGCAAGCGGTCGGCACCCGTCGAGCTGATGCCCCGCCTGCGCGAGCTGCTCACCGACGACGACGCCGAGGTGCGTGCCGCGGCGATGCAGGCCGTCACCCACGCGGGTGCCCCGTCCGCAGCCGTGGCGGACATCCTCGCCGAGATGGCCCAGGGCACGGCGGACGAGGAACGCTGGAACGGTCCAGCCCATTTGGCGCTGAACGTCCTCGCCAGGCTCGGCGACCCCCGCTGGCGCGAGCCGCTGATCGCCGCCTGGGAAGCGGGTCAGGACCCGTCGGTCGTCAGCACCCTCGGCGACTTCCCGCCACCGTTCGACCCGGTCGTTCTTGCCGCGGCCCGCCGGCGGTTGCGGGTGTTGACCGCCCAGCCGATGCCGCAGGCCAACGCCGTCATCGCGCTTGTCGTCCTGCTGAGGAACTGGGGCCCGGCCGCGGCTGACGCGGCCGAGGACGTGCTCGCCGCCCGGTTCGCGGCGCCGTGGATCGTTCCGGCGACCTTGGCGGGGATGGGCGAGCGGGCACTCTTCGCCGTGCCGGCCCTGACGGCCCAGGCCGACCGCGGTCAGGTACGGGACGGCCACGCGGTCTGGCGGCTCACCGGCGACCCCGGGCCGCTCGTCCGCGCCGGTCGACAGCTGCTGACCGACCCGAGGGGCCGCCTCCAGTGGGAGCTCGAACTTCTCGCCGACGCCGGGCCGGCAGCCGCGCCGCTGGTGCCCCTGCTGACCCCCTGGCTGACCGGCCGGGCCGCGCCGAACTACGAGGGCGAGGACCAGATCGCCGCCGCCCGGGTGGTCTGGCGTGCCACCGGTGACACCGCGGCCGTTCTGCCCACAGTGGACGCGGCGCTGCGTACCGGCGACTCCCCGGCCCGCTCGGCCGCGAAGTTCGCCACCGAACTGCCCGACGTGACCTCGCTCGTCCCGGCTCTCCGCAAAGCAGTGAGCGGCGACTGGGGTGTCGTCGACGCCGCCCGCGCGCTGTGGCGCTCGGGCACACCCGTCGACGACCTGGTCCGGCCGCTGCTCACCGCAGCCGCTGACACGTACGTCCACACCGAGGCGGTCGACCTCCTGGTGGAGATGAACGCCACGTCAGCACTGCCGGGCCTGACCGCGCTCGCGACCCAGGACAACCGCGTTGTGCAGGGCAGCGCCGCACTGGTCTGGAAGGACGACCGCCTCCGGCGCCAGCTGCACGAGGCGATCAGAACCCTGCGCCGCGGCTGA
- a CDS encoding MBL fold metallo-hydrolase — MNETKVGDVTVTRIVETHGPIMPTGAFFPTMPQEAWDQHQDQLIPEHLDADGLVLAAMQTWLVRSEGRTILIDTAVGNNKDRPAVEGWNHQNVDYLGRLAEAGVRPEDVDLVVNTHLHVDHIGWNTRLADGEWVPTFPNATYLMPAVDFHFWNPANNPAVEGGVNQNAFADSIAPVHAAGQVQLWEDTHRIDGGLLLEAAPGHTPGHAVVKLESGGDRALFAGDIVHTPLQLEFRDHSSCFCEDPVQAGHTRRRLLSWAEDVNALLLPAHLDGR, encoded by the coding sequence ATGAACGAGACCAAGGTCGGCGACGTCACCGTCACCCGCATCGTGGAGACGCACGGCCCGATCATGCCGACCGGCGCGTTCTTCCCGACCATGCCGCAGGAGGCCTGGGACCAACACCAGGACCAGCTGATCCCCGAGCATCTCGACGCCGACGGCCTGGTGCTCGCGGCCATGCAGACCTGGCTGGTGCGCAGCGAGGGCCGCACGATCCTGATCGACACCGCCGTCGGCAACAACAAGGACCGCCCGGCCGTCGAGGGCTGGAACCACCAGAACGTCGACTATCTGGGCCGTCTCGCCGAGGCCGGTGTCCGGCCCGAGGACGTCGACCTGGTCGTGAACACCCACCTCCACGTCGACCACATCGGCTGGAACACCCGGCTCGCCGACGGCGAGTGGGTTCCGACGTTCCCGAACGCGACCTACCTCATGCCGGCGGTCGACTTCCACTTCTGGAACCCGGCGAACAACCCGGCGGTCGAGGGCGGTGTCAACCAGAACGCCTTCGCCGACAGCATTGCGCCCGTGCATGCCGCCGGTCAGGTGCAGCTCTGGGAGGACACGCACCGCATCGACGGAGGTCTGCTGCTGGAGGCCGCGCCCGGGCACACCCCGGGCCACGCGGTGGTCAAGCTCGAATCGGGTGGCGACCGCGCGCTCTTCGCCGGCGACATCGTGCACACGCCGCTGCAGCTGGAATTCCGCGACCACTCCAGCTGCTTCTGCGAGGACCCGGTCCAGGCCGGCCACACCCGGCGCCGCCTGCTGAGCTGGGCCGAAGACGTCAACGCACTCCTGCTGCCGGCCCACCTCGACGGTCGATGA
- a CDS encoding helix-turn-helix domain-containing protein, which produces MDAQRQLGEFLQTRRSQLRPEDVGVATYGGRRRVPGLRREELALLAGVSASYYSRLEQGQAANASPEVLDALARALRLNETERLHLDELATGSRRRTRAKRPAPEKLSEATRQLVAALGDVPVVVLGRRSDVLAWNPAGHSLFAGHLAADSKPNLAWLMFFDTHTRALYADWPAKARAVVATLRMASGRHPDDPLLAALVGELSVKSPEFVAMWADHRVKAGGDAVYEMLHPLVGPMRVTQQALWTEGGQAVVVATTEAGSPSQAAMTLLVHSRVTGPRLTV; this is translated from the coding sequence ATGGATGCACAACGCCAGCTCGGGGAGTTCCTGCAGACCCGGCGCTCCCAGCTGCGACCGGAGGACGTGGGTGTCGCCACCTACGGCGGGCGCCGCCGCGTGCCGGGCCTGCGCCGCGAGGAGCTCGCCCTGCTGGCCGGCGTCAGCGCGTCCTACTACTCGCGGCTGGAGCAGGGGCAGGCCGCCAACGCCTCGCCCGAGGTGCTGGACGCCCTGGCCCGGGCTTTGCGCCTGAACGAGACCGAACGCCTCCACCTGGACGAGCTGGCCACCGGCAGCCGCCGCCGGACCCGGGCGAAGAGGCCCGCGCCAGAGAAGCTGAGCGAGGCCACCCGGCAACTCGTCGCGGCGCTCGGTGACGTGCCCGTGGTGGTGCTCGGCCGGCGCAGCGACGTGCTGGCCTGGAACCCCGCCGGTCACTCGCTCTTCGCGGGCCATCTGGCCGCGGACTCGAAACCGAACCTGGCCTGGCTGATGTTCTTCGACACCCACACCCGGGCCCTCTACGCGGACTGGCCGGCCAAGGCCCGCGCGGTCGTGGCGACCCTCCGCATGGCCTCGGGCCGTCACCCGGACGACCCGCTGCTCGCGGCGCTGGTCGGCGAACTGTCGGTGAAAAGCCCGGAGTTCGTCGCGATGTGGGCCGACCACCGCGTCAAAGCCGGCGGCGACGCCGTCTACGAAATGCTCCACCCGCTGGTCGGTCCGATGCGGGTGACCCAGCAAGCACTGTGGACCGAGGGCGGGCAGGCGGTCGTGGTCGCCACGACCGAGGCCGGCTCCCCTTCGCAGGCGGCGATGACTCTGCTGGTCCACAGCCGCGTCACCGGGCCGCGCCTGACCGTCTGA
- a CDS encoding acyl-CoA thioesterase, with the protein MSDHLVGRATSHSRVTLSRIMNATDVNLYGTVHGGVLMKFVDDVAGASAARHSGGTAVTAAIDEILFVEPVRVGDLVHAYAQVNWTGSTSMEVGVKLTAERWDTAGGEPLTVATAYLVFVGVDVSGQPRRIPPVLPETSEDERRFREAIIRREHRLARRKAIQDARATPAE; encoded by the coding sequence ATGAGTGACCATCTCGTCGGACGGGCAACCTCGCACTCGCGGGTGACGCTCAGTCGGATCATGAACGCGACCGACGTCAACCTGTACGGCACGGTGCACGGCGGTGTGCTGATGAAGTTCGTCGACGACGTCGCCGGTGCGTCCGCGGCACGGCACAGCGGCGGGACGGCCGTGACCGCCGCGATCGACGAGATCCTGTTCGTCGAGCCGGTACGCGTGGGTGATCTTGTCCACGCGTACGCGCAGGTGAACTGGACCGGGAGCACCTCGATGGAGGTCGGGGTGAAGTTGACCGCCGAACGCTGGGACACCGCGGGCGGCGAACCGTTGACGGTGGCCACGGCGTACCTGGTCTTTGTCGGGGTTGATGTCTCCGGGCAGCCGCGCCGGATCCCGCCGGTGCTGCCGGAGACGTCGGAGGACGAGCGGCGCTTCCGCGAGGCGATCATCAGGCGGGAACATCGTCTGGCCCGGCGCAAGGCGATCCAGGACGCCCGGGCCACCCCGGCTGAATAA